One window of the Methylocystis parvus OBBP genome contains the following:
- the adh gene encoding aldehyde dehydrogenase, translating to MTKHETFATAQPPFKARYGNFINGEWADAKSGRIFDNISPVTGRKVCEIARSDKDDVEAALDAAHAAKDAWGKTSTTERARILNKIADRMEENLALLATAESWDNGKPIRETMAADIPLAIDHFRYFAGAVRAQEGGISEIDHDTVAYHFHEPLGVVGQIIPWNFPLLMAAWKMAPALAAGNCVVLKPAEQTPASILVWAEVVGDLLPKGVLNIVNGFGLEAGKPLASSSRIAKIAFTGETTTGRLIMQYASQNLIPVTLELGGKSPNIFFEDVAREDDEYLDKAVEGFVMFALNQGEVCTCPSRALIHEKIYDRFMERALKRVGAIKQGDPLDPETMIGAQASSEQLEKILSYIDIGKQEGAKVLAGGARNTLEGDLAGGFYVKPTVLEGHNRMRVFQEEIFGPVVSVTTFKDDDEALAIANDTLYGLGAGVWSRDVNRCYRFGRAIQAGRVWTNCYHAYPAHAAFGGYKQSGIGRENHKMMLDHYQQTKNMLVSYSPKKLGFF from the coding sequence ATGACCAAGCATGAAACTTTCGCGACGGCGCAGCCGCCCTTCAAGGCGCGCTACGGCAATTTCATCAATGGCGAATGGGCGGACGCGAAGTCAGGCCGCATTTTCGACAATATTTCGCCCGTCACCGGCCGTAAGGTTTGCGAGATCGCCCGCTCCGACAAGGACGATGTGGAGGCCGCGCTCGACGCGGCGCATGCGGCCAAGGACGCGTGGGGCAAAACGAGCACGACAGAGCGCGCGCGCATCCTGAACAAGATCGCCGACCGCATGGAGGAGAATCTGGCCCTCCTCGCCACGGCCGAGAGCTGGGACAATGGCAAGCCGATCCGCGAGACGATGGCCGCCGACATTCCGCTCGCGATCGACCATTTCCGCTATTTCGCCGGCGCCGTGCGCGCGCAGGAAGGCGGCATCTCGGAGATCGACCACGACACCGTCGCCTATCATTTCCACGAGCCGCTCGGCGTCGTCGGCCAGATCATCCCGTGGAACTTCCCGCTGCTGATGGCCGCATGGAAAATGGCGCCCGCGCTCGCCGCCGGCAATTGCGTCGTGCTGAAGCCCGCCGAGCAGACGCCCGCGAGCATTCTCGTCTGGGCCGAAGTCGTCGGCGATCTTCTTCCGAAAGGCGTGCTCAACATCGTCAACGGCTTCGGCCTCGAGGCCGGCAAGCCCCTCGCCTCATCGAGCCGCATCGCGAAGATCGCCTTCACCGGCGAGACGACGACCGGCCGGTTGATCATGCAATACGCCAGTCAGAATCTCATTCCCGTGACGCTGGAGCTCGGCGGCAAATCGCCCAACATCTTCTTCGAGGACGTGGCGCGCGAGGACGACGAGTATCTCGACAAGGCGGTCGAAGGTTTTGTGATGTTCGCGCTCAATCAGGGCGAAGTCTGCACCTGTCCAAGCCGCGCGCTCATTCACGAGAAGATCTATGACCGCTTCATGGAGCGGGCGCTGAAGCGCGTTGGCGCGATCAAACAGGGCGATCCGCTCGATCCCGAGACGATGATCGGCGCGCAGGCCTCTTCCGAGCAGCTCGAAAAGATTCTCAGCTACATCGACATCGGCAAGCAGGAGGGCGCAAAGGTGCTCGCCGGCGGCGCGCGCAACACGCTCGAGGGCGACCTGGCCGGCGGCTTCTATGTGAAACCCACCGTGCTTGAAGGTCACAACCGCATGCGCGTCTTCCAGGAGGAAATCTTCGGCCCCGTCGTGTCGGTGACGACCTTCAAGGACGACGACGAGGCGCTCGCCATCGCCAATGACACGCTTTACGGGCTCGGCGCCGGCGTGTGGAGCCGCGACGTCAATCGCTGCTATCGCTTCGGCCGCGCGATCCAGGCCGGCCGCGTCTGGACGAACTGCTACCACGCCTATCCCGCGCACGCGGCTTTCGGCGGCTATAAACAGTCCGGCATCGGGCGCGAGAACCACAAGATGATGCTCGATCATTACCAGCAGACGAAGAACATGCTGGTGAGCTACAGCCCGAAGAAGCTGGGATTCTTCTGA
- a CDS encoding DUF779 domain-containing protein, whose product MDQPPRVTATDAALDLIARLSREHGHILFHQSGGCCDGSAPMCYPQGDFLVGDNDVKLGEIGGAPFYIGQAQFDYWKHTQLIIDVVPGQGGMFSLDNGTGSRFLTRSRLFSEAELAALAR is encoded by the coding sequence ATGGATCAACCGCCTCGCGTCACCGCCACCGACGCCGCGCTCGATCTCATCGCGCGCCTGTCGCGCGAGCATGGCCACATCCTCTTCCACCAGTCCGGCGGCTGCTGCGACGGCTCCGCGCCGATGTGCTATCCGCAAGGCGACTTTCTCGTCGGCGATAATGACGTGAAGCTCGGCGAGATCGGCGGCGCGCCCTTCTATATCGGGCAAGCGCAATTCGATTACTGGAAGCACACTCAGCTCATCATCGACGTCGTGCCCGGCCAGGGCGGCATGTTCTCGCTCGATAACGGCACAGGGAGCCGCTTTCTGACGCGCTCGCGGCTCTTTTCCGAGGCGGAGCTTGCCGCGCTTGCGCGCTAA
- the mscL gene encoding large conductance mechanosensitive channel protein MscL — translation MLQDFKNFALRGNVVDLAVGVIIGAAFGKIIDSMVGDVIMPVIGAVTGGLDFSNYFIPLSKAAHTDMTYEEAKKVGAVVGYGQFITVAVNFIIIAFVLFLVIQAFERMKKKPAEAPAAAEPTKTEVLLTEIRDALRGQPQ, via the coding sequence ATGTTGCAGGACTTCAAGAATTTCGCGCTTCGTGGAAATGTCGTCGATCTTGCGGTCGGCGTCATCATCGGCGCCGCTTTCGGCAAGATCATCGACTCCATGGTCGGCGACGTCATCATGCCGGTCATCGGCGCCGTCACTGGCGGCCTCGACTTCTCCAACTATTTCATCCCGCTGTCCAAGGCGGCGCATACCGACATGACCTATGAGGAGGCGAAGAAAGTCGGCGCCGTGGTCGGCTATGGCCAGTTCATCACCGTAGCGGTCAACTTCATCATCATCGCCTTCGTGCTCTTTCTCGTCATCCAGGCTTTCGAGCGCATGAAGAAAAAGCCGGCCGAGGCGCCCGCGGCGGCGGAGCCGACGAAGACCGAAGTTCTGCTCACCGAAATCCGCGACGCGCTGCGCGGCCAGCCGCAATAA
- a CDS encoding methylated-DNA--[protein]-cysteine S-methyltransferase — MTATHVAERRPEGRTPQKAEAIRYGLYKCSLGLALVATSDKGVCSIWFGDDADVLRDELRARFRDAALIEGRASDAYVAAALALIENPSSPVAFPVDARGTKFQRGVWAALCAVPPGETASYADIAKAIGAPTATRAVAGACAANPVAIAIPCHRILRSDGALSGYRGGVARKRELLEREKSAVNPPR, encoded by the coding sequence ATGACGGCAACGCATGTCGCGGAAAGGCGGCCGGAAGGCCGCACGCCGCAAAAGGCGGAGGCGATCCGCTACGGGCTTTACAAATGCAGCCTTGGCCTCGCCCTGGTCGCAACGAGCGACAAGGGCGTCTGCTCGATCTGGTTCGGCGATGACGCGGACGTCCTGCGCGACGAGCTGCGCGCGCGCTTCCGCGACGCCGCGCTCATCGAAGGTCGCGCAAGCGATGCTTACGTCGCCGCCGCTCTCGCCTTGATCGAAAATCCGTCTTCGCCAGTCGCCTTCCCGGTCGACGCGCGCGGCACAAAGTTCCAGCGCGGCGTATGGGCGGCGCTGTGCGCCGTTCCGCCCGGCGAGACCGCCAGCTACGCCGACATTGCGAAAGCCATCGGCGCGCCGACGGCGACTCGCGCCGTCGCCGGCGCCTGCGCCGCGAACCCCGTCGCCATCGCCATCCCCTGCCACCGCATCCTGCGCAGCGACGGCGCGCTTTCGGGCTATCGCGGCGGCGTGGCGCGCAAGCGTGAGCTCCTCGAGCGCGAGAAAAGCGCCGTCAATCCGCCCCGTTGA
- a CDS encoding class I SAM-dependent methyltransferase: MRTREAIEHHYRIERSLANRLRHADKSERRTLYTTVYDELFRTVPDHPQIVAKGDADTQAADAKRQFAILSPFLNENTTYLEIGPGDCSLAVMVASKVAKVYAVDVSEEITALASVPSNFQLVVSDGATVPVASESVDVVYSNQLMEHLHVDDALEQLGQVYAALKPGGVYICVTPNRLCGPHDVSAHFDIEPTGLHLKEYDNRELISLFRAAGFRDFKMRASYKRFVMPLLLPISPFTAYEGFISIFPCAIRKSLAAPLIALKLVAFK; this comes from the coding sequence ATGCGTACGCGGGAAGCGATTGAACATCATTATCGTATCGAGCGCTCGCTTGCCAACAGACTGCGCCACGCTGACAAGTCCGAACGTCGGACGCTGTACACGACCGTATATGACGAACTTTTCCGAACCGTGCCCGATCATCCGCAAATCGTCGCAAAGGGCGATGCTGATACGCAAGCAGCCGATGCGAAGAGGCAGTTTGCAATCTTGAGCCCGTTTCTCAACGAGAACACAACCTATCTGGAGATTGGGCCGGGCGATTGCTCTTTGGCTGTAATGGTGGCTTCTAAGGTCGCCAAGGTCTATGCAGTGGACGTATCAGAGGAAATTACGGCGCTTGCTTCCGTCCCCTCAAATTTCCAACTCGTTGTCTCGGACGGGGCCACGGTGCCGGTCGCCAGCGAAAGCGTTGATGTCGTCTATAGCAACCAACTCATGGAGCATCTCCATGTCGACGATGCTCTCGAGCAGCTCGGTCAAGTTTATGCCGCGTTGAAGCCCGGCGGAGTCTATATATGCGTGACGCCGAACCGTCTTTGTGGCCCACACGATGTTTCCGCGCATTTCGACATTGAGCCAACCGGATTGCACTTGAAGGAATATGATAACCGAGAGCTGATCAGTCTGTTTCGCGCAGCCGGCTTTCGCGATTTCAAGATGAGAGCCAGCTACAAGCGTTTTGTGATGCCGCTGCTGCTGCCAATCAGCCCCTTTACTGCTTATGAAGGATTCATTTCCATTTTCCCCTGTGCAATAAGAAAAAGCCTCGCGGCGCCGTTGATTGCGCTCAAACTCGTCGCCTTCAAGTGA
- a CDS encoding flagellar basal body protein, with protein MEPVYLFNLIDQQKSWLSARQSVVAQNIVNADTPGYRAQDLMPFSRVMERGALDISGADPKHLRPSPVETLAAAIRPTEGWETTHSGNTVSPEFEMIKAGEVRGAFTLDTNLMRAFHGMWMSAVRA; from the coding sequence ATGGAGCCGGTCTATCTCTTCAATCTGATCGACCAGCAGAAAAGCTGGCTGTCGGCGCGGCAATCCGTCGTCGCGCAGAACATCGTCAATGCGGATACGCCGGGCTACAGGGCGCAGGACCTCATGCCCTTCTCGCGCGTCATGGAGCGCGGCGCGCTCGACATCTCCGGCGCCGATCCGAAGCATCTTCGCCCCTCCCCCGTTGAAACGCTCGCCGCCGCGATACGCCCGACCGAGGGCTGGGAGACGACGCATTCCGGCAACACCGTCTCGCCCGAATTCGAGATGATCAAAGCCGGCGAAGTGCGCGGCGCCTTCACGCTCGACACCAATCTCATGCGCGCCTTCCATGGCATGTGGATGTCGGCGGTGCGCGCATGA
- the flgC gene encoding flagellar basal body rod protein FlgC: MIDPLEASLKVAGAGLAAQSARLRVVSENMANAQSTGKTPGADPYARKTIAFVNELDRATGLQLVRVNGVGVDATPFAIERDPGHPAADANGDVKRPNVNLLVEMADMREANRAYEADLQIMKQSRDLLAMTVDLLKGL, encoded by the coding sequence ATGATCGATCCGCTCGAAGCCTCCCTCAAGGTCGCCGGCGCCGGTCTCGCCGCGCAATCGGCGCGCCTTCGCGTCGTTTCGGAAAACATGGCCAATGCGCAATCGACCGGAAAGACGCCGGGCGCCGATCCCTATGCGCGCAAGACGATCGCTTTCGTCAACGAGCTCGATCGCGCGACGGGACTCCAGCTCGTGCGCGTCAACGGCGTTGGCGTCGACGCGACGCCCTTCGCGATCGAACGCGATCCCGGACATCCCGCCGCCGACGCCAATGGCGACGTGAAACGGCCCAACGTCAATCTGCTCGTCGAGATGGCCGACATGCGCGAAGCCAACCGCGCTTATGAAGCCGATCTGCAAATCATGAAACAGTCGCGGGATCTCCTCGCCATGACCGTCGATCTTCTGAAAGGCCTCTGA
- a CDS encoding flagellar hook-basal body complex protein FliE, producing the protein MLPLAPIAAAAIGPLAETALTSVAAPRVAAGAQIAAASFGDMLQQFASGTVDSLKKSEATAIAGVEGKTSTQNIVSAVMQAERDLHTAIALRDKAVAAYQEISRMAI; encoded by the coding sequence ATGCTTCCGCTCGCCCCCATCGCCGCCGCCGCCATCGGTCCCCTCGCCGAGACCGCGCTGACGTCGGTCGCCGCGCCGCGCGTCGCGGCTGGCGCACAAATCGCCGCCGCCTCCTTTGGCGACATGCTGCAACAATTTGCGAGCGGGACTGTCGACTCGCTGAAAAAAAGCGAGGCGACGGCGATCGCCGGCGTGGAGGGCAAGACGTCGACGCAGAATATCGTGAGCGCGGTCATGCAGGCTGAGCGCGACCTGCACACCGCCATCGCGCTACGCGACAAGGCCGTCGCCGCCTATCAGGAAATCAGCCGCATGGCGATCTGA
- the flgG gene encoding flagellar basal-body rod protein FlgG — protein MRALAIAATGMSAQQQNIEVIAHNIANINTTGFKRARAEFTDLLYQTERIQGVSNRGRDATVPQGAQFGLGVRTAAVRSLQQQGAMSNTGNAYDLSLNGHGWFQILGPDNETLYTRAGSFSANANGQLVTVDGYQLSPTVTVPNNTLSVSVSQTGIVSAMIAGQTQPQQLGQLTIATFPNDAGMDALGGNLFRQTFASGQPIVGVPGDPGFGVVNQGYLESSNVDPVKELVSLIAAQRAFELNSKVIQAADEMAGTISKGIR, from the coding sequence GTGAGAGCACTCGCCATCGCTGCGACCGGCATGAGCGCGCAGCAGCAGAATATCGAAGTCATCGCGCACAACATCGCCAATATCAATACGACCGGGTTCAAACGGGCTCGCGCCGAATTCACCGATCTGCTCTATCAGACGGAGCGCATTCAGGGCGTCTCTAATCGCGGCCGCGACGCGACCGTTCCGCAAGGCGCGCAGTTCGGCCTCGGCGTGCGCACGGCCGCCGTGCGCAGCCTTCAGCAGCAAGGCGCCATGTCGAATACCGGCAACGCCTATGATCTGAGCCTCAACGGCCATGGCTGGTTTCAGATTCTCGGGCCGGACAATGAAACGCTCTATACGCGTGCGGGCTCCTTCAGCGCCAACGCAAACGGCCAGCTCGTCACGGTCGACGGCTATCAACTGAGCCCGACCGTCACCGTGCCGAACAATACGCTGAGCGTCTCGGTGAGCCAGACCGGAATCGTCTCGGCGATGATCGCCGGGCAGACCCAGCCGCAGCAGCTCGGTCAGCTCACGATCGCCACTTTCCCCAATGACGCCGGCATGGACGCGCTCGGCGGAAATCTGTTTCGCCAGACCTTCGCCTCCGGACAGCCGATCGTCGGCGTGCCCGGCGATCCCGGTTTTGGCGTCGTGAACCAGGGCTATCTCGAAAGCTCCAATGTCGATCCCGTCAAGGAGCTCGTCAGCCTCATCGCCGCGCAGCGCGCCTTCGAACTCAATTCGAAAGTCATTCAGGCCGCCGACGAAATGGCGGGCACGATCTCCAAGGGCATTCGATGA
- the flgA gene encoding flagellar basal body P-ring formation chaperone FlgA has product MTFRACFFAASAALCAITPAGAQETLPVARLTIYPGDVIAEAMLDERALGLAPGSEALYARTRDKLIGKVARRTLLPGQPIPAIAVDNPRIITIGAQIKMVFLEDGLQIVAYGVAQQAGGVGDLIRVRNQDSGLFVSGRVQSDGSVRVGEG; this is encoded by the coding sequence ATGACGTTCCGCGCCTGCTTCTTCGCCGCGTCCGCAGCGCTGTGCGCCATCACGCCGGCCGGCGCGCAGGAGACGCTTCCGGTGGCGCGTCTCACAATCTATCCCGGCGACGTCATTGCGGAGGCGATGCTCGACGAGCGCGCCTTGGGCCTCGCGCCCGGATCGGAAGCGCTCTATGCGCGCACGCGCGACAAGCTCATCGGCAAGGTGGCGCGGCGCACGCTGCTCCCCGGTCAACCCATTCCCGCCATCGCCGTGGACAACCCGCGCATCATTACGATCGGCGCGCAGATCAAGATGGTCTTTCTCGAAGACGGGCTGCAAATCGTCGCTTATGGCGTCGCGCAGCAGGCCGGCGGCGTCGGCGACCTCATCCGCGTGCGCAATCAGGATAGCGGCCTTTTCGTTTCCGGGCGGGTCCAGAGCGACGGCTCCGTGCGCGTCGGCGAGGGATGA
- the flgI gene encoding flagellar basal body P-ring protein FlgI: MMTRRAILAFVLLFATPAGADVRIKDIAAPIGPRDYQLVGYGLVIGLQGTGDTLRNAPFTEQSTSALLDRMGVNVRPNNSMRTRNVAAVMVTAALPPFASWGTTIDVTVSSMGDATSLMGGTLVLTSLTGIDGAVYALAQGPIAVSGFSAQGQNETLTHGVATVGRIPNGATIEREAPRPSVPNDGQLVLQLRNPDYTTSVRVADAVNRYARQRYRMTLARERDDRSVLLALPKGAHATRLLAEIGELRVAVETPARVVIDERTGTVVIGADVQISSVAVTHGGLTVRITETPEISQPAPFANGRTTVTTQTTISAAEQTGQVAMLAGPTLKQLVKGLNQIGLKPTGVISILQAIKSAGALQADLVIQ; encoded by the coding sequence ATGATGACGCGCCGCGCAATCCTGGCCTTCGTCCTGCTCTTTGCGACGCCCGCCGGCGCCGATGTGCGGATCAAGGATATCGCCGCACCGATTGGCCCGCGCGATTATCAGCTCGTCGGCTATGGCCTTGTCATCGGCCTGCAGGGCACTGGCGACACGCTGCGCAATGCGCCTTTCACCGAGCAATCGACTTCCGCGCTTCTCGACCGCATGGGCGTCAATGTGCGCCCCAATAACAGTATGCGCACGCGCAACGTCGCCGCCGTGATGGTGACGGCGGCGCTGCCGCCTTTCGCGAGCTGGGGCACGACGATCGACGTCACGGTCTCGTCCATGGGCGACGCCACGTCGCTCATGGGCGGCACGCTCGTCTTGACCTCTCTCACTGGAATTGACGGCGCCGTCTATGCGCTTGCGCAGGGCCCGATCGCCGTCTCGGGCTTTTCCGCGCAGGGACAGAACGAGACGCTCACCCATGGCGTCGCCACGGTCGGCCGCATTCCGAACGGCGCGACGATCGAGCGCGAAGCGCCGCGCCCGAGCGTCCCCAACGACGGCCAACTCGTCCTGCAATTGCGCAACCCGGATTACACGACGTCGGTCCGCGTCGCCGACGCGGTCAACAGATATGCGCGACAGCGTTATCGCATGACGCTCGCGCGCGAACGGGACGACAGAAGCGTCCTTCTCGCTTTGCCGAAAGGCGCGCATGCGACGCGCCTCCTCGCGGAGATCGGCGAATTGCGCGTCGCGGTCGAAACGCCCGCCCGCGTCGTCATTGACGAACGCACCGGCACGGTCGTGATCGGCGCCGATGTGCAGATTTCATCCGTCGCCGTCACCCATGGCGGGCTCACGGTTCGGATCACCGAGACGCCGGAAATCTCCCAGCCGGCGCCTTTCGCGAATGGACGCACGACCGTCACCACGCAAACGACAATCTCCGCCGCGGAACAGACGGGGCAAGTCGCGATGCTCGCCGGCCCGACATTGAAGCAACTCGTGAAAGGCCTGAACCAGATCGGCCTCAAGCCGACCGGCGTCATCTCGATCCTTCAGGCGATCAAGAGCGCCGGCGCCTTGCAGGCCGATCTCGTCATTCAATAG
- a CDS encoding EscU/YscU/HrcU family type III secretion system export apparatus switch protein: protein MSDSEDAESKTEEATEKKINDTLEQGRTPVSRDVAAALGVLALLACLAFLLDAVGPRLAESLTLLLSNSGALRLRTESDAYGYLQIVGLECAQFLLPILLTTMLSGVVAAFIQGAPRIVFDRVAPDLSRISPKSGWSRLFGLAGLVELAKALIKMTMVGAAVAIVVQSDRAIYVDAMRMEPRGLPSLGLKSLLRLTSVVALCLAALAVADFVWTRFKWRRDLRMSRQELKEEFKQSEGDPFVKARLRSLAADRSRRRMIAAVPKASFVIANPTHYAIALRYVREEGGAPRVVAKGKDLVALKIREVAEGSGVPVLERKDLARAMFDIVEVDKMIPQDFYRPIAELIHFLDRISARKNY from the coding sequence ATGTCGGACAGCGAAGACGCCGAATCCAAAACCGAAGAGGCTACGGAGAAGAAGATAAATGATACGCTCGAGCAGGGACGAACGCCCGTCTCGCGCGACGTCGCTGCTGCGCTTGGCGTTCTCGCTTTGCTCGCATGTCTCGCCTTCCTGTTGGACGCCGTCGGGCCGCGTCTTGCGGAGTCGTTGACGCTGCTTCTTTCGAATTCCGGCGCCCTGCGCCTGCGCACGGAGTCCGACGCTTATGGCTATTTGCAGATTGTGGGGCTCGAATGCGCGCAGTTCCTCCTGCCGATATTGCTGACGACGATGCTTTCGGGCGTCGTCGCGGCTTTCATTCAGGGCGCGCCGCGTATCGTGTTCGACCGCGTGGCGCCGGATCTGTCGCGCATATCGCCCAAATCCGGATGGAGCCGTCTTTTCGGCCTTGCCGGGCTTGTCGAACTTGCGAAGGCCTTGATCAAAATGACGATGGTTGGCGCGGCGGTCGCCATCGTCGTTCAAAGCGATCGCGCCATCTATGTCGACGCCATGCGCATGGAGCCGCGGGGGCTGCCCTCTTTGGGGCTCAAATCGCTGCTTCGCCTGACGAGCGTCGTAGCGCTCTGTCTCGCCGCGCTCGCCGTCGCCGACTTTGTTTGGACAAGGTTCAAATGGCGGCGCGATTTGCGGATGAGCCGGCAGGAACTCAAGGAAGAGTTCAAGCAGTCGGAGGGCGATCCCTTTGTCAAGGCCCGCTTGCGGTCGCTCGCGGCCGATCGTTCGCGCCGGCGCATGATCGCCGCGGTGCCAAAAGCGAGCTTTGTGATCGCGAACCCCACTCATTATGCGATCGCTTTACGCTATGTGCGGGAGGAGGGCGGCGCGCCGCGCGTCGTGGCGAAGGGCAAGGACCTCGTCGCGCTCAAAATCCGGGAGGTCGCGGAAGGAAGCGGCGTGCCCGTGCTCGAACGCAAGGATCTCGCCCGCGCAATGTTCGACATCGTCGAAGTGGACAAAATGATTCCGCAGGACTTCTACCGCCCCATCGCGGAGCTGATACATTTTCTCGATCGCATTTCCGCGCGAAAGAACTATTGA
- a CDS encoding flagellar motor switch protein FliG produces the protein MTDLAAQDKEDRPLGGAEKVAAVLLALDREASSRVLKHFDHQELRRVARVAAGLGAVPQSMLENICAGLVEEIKGGDPDLVGGPALAEELLASVLPDEQVADIMSDVRGSSNQYLWRRVAALPDTMLADYLSAEHPQTIAIVLARVEPAVAARVLAQLSASTRAQAMRRMLISKPAAEPVLHLIEEALQADLFATTNAPSTSEVSAKVAGIVNQLEREQINDVLAGLSEAEPMLAEQLKALLFSFEDIAGLGQRARMVVFDQAPTDRVILALRDADAALREAVLPCLSARTRRMVEAELAAPAEPPRREVLAAQREIANLVLRLAGQGLIDLAPDIAS, from the coding sequence ATGACGGACCTTGCGGCGCAGGACAAAGAGGATCGCCCTCTCGGCGGCGCGGAGAAAGTCGCCGCAGTGCTGCTGGCGCTCGATCGGGAGGCTTCAAGTCGGGTCTTGAAGCATTTCGACCATCAGGAACTGCGTCGCGTCGCGCGCGTCGCCGCGGGTCTCGGCGCCGTGCCGCAATCGATGTTGGAGAATATCTGCGCCGGGCTTGTCGAAGAGATAAAGGGCGGCGATCCGGATCTCGTCGGCGGTCCCGCGCTTGCCGAGGAACTGCTTGCGAGCGTGCTGCCCGACGAGCAGGTTGCGGACATCATGTCCGACGTCAGGGGGAGCTCGAACCAATATTTGTGGCGGCGCGTCGCGGCTCTGCCGGACACGATGCTGGCGGACTATCTTTCCGCTGAGCATCCGCAGACGATCGCTATCGTCCTGGCGCGGGTCGAGCCCGCCGTCGCCGCCCGCGTCCTCGCGCAGTTGTCCGCGTCGACGCGGGCGCAGGCCATGCGGCGCATGTTGATTTCGAAACCCGCGGCCGAGCCCGTCCTGCATCTTATCGAAGAGGCCTTGCAGGCGGATCTCTTCGCGACGACCAATGCGCCTTCCACGTCGGAGGTAAGCGCCAAGGTCGCGGGGATCGTCAATCAGCTCGAGCGCGAGCAGATCAACGACGTGCTCGCCGGCCTTTCGGAGGCGGAGCCGATGCTCGCCGAGCAGTTGAAGGCGCTCCTCTTCTCGTTTGAGGACATTGCTGGCCTCGGTCAGCGGGCGCGCATGGTCGTTTTCGACCAGGCGCCGACGGATCGCGTGATCCTTGCGCTGCGTGACGCCGATGCGGCGCTCAGAGAGGCGGTTCTCCCCTGTCTCTCGGCGCGCACGCGGCGCATGGTCGAAGCAGAGCTCGCCGCGCCCGCAGAGCCGCCGCGCCGGGAGGTTCTTGCCGCGCAGCGCGAAATCGCGAATCTCGTCCTGCGTCTCGCCGGTCAGGGCCTTATCGATCTGGCCCCCGACATAGCGTCGTGA
- the fliN gene encoding flagellar motor switch protein FliN — protein sequence MPENGPRAGDDARIQARRVESIMRIPVVLQVVVGSATLPVASLLKLGRGAVLPLDHRVGDPVDVVVNGRTIARGEVVVVEEDGARFGVSLTEICEPQQEQMS from the coding sequence ATGCCGGAAAATGGGCCCAGGGCCGGAGACGATGCGCGCATTCAGGCGCGCCGGGTCGAGTCGATCATGCGCATCCCCGTGGTTCTGCAGGTCGTGGTGGGATCGGCGACTTTGCCGGTCGCCAGTCTGTTGAAGCTCGGCCGGGGAGCGGTGCTGCCGCTCGACCACCGCGTCGGCGACCCGGTGGACGTCGTCGTCAATGGCCGGACGATCGCGCGCGGCGAAGTAGTGGTCGTCGAGGAGGACGGCGCGCGCTTCGGCGTATCGCTGACCGAAATCTGCGAGCCCCAGCAAGAGCAGATGAGCTGA